The following is a genomic window from Candidatus Polarisedimenticolia bacterium.
GTCCAGGATCTGAAGGTTGGGCTGCGAGTTCTTCTCCGGGAAAAAGGCTTCTGCGCCCTGGCGGTCACCGTGCTGGCCCTGGGGATTTGCGGCGTCACGACCACCTTCAGCGTGGTCAACGGGGTCATGCTGCGGGGCTTCTCGTTCCCCAATGCTTCCCGCCTGGTCAGCGTCCAGCTCATCGATCCCACCAGCAAGAACTTCTTCGGCTTCAACGGCCAGATCTCCGCCATGGACTACGAGGAGATGCGGCCCGAGCAGAAATCCTTCGAGATGATGGCGGGGTACCTCAACGGCTCGACGGTCAACGCCACCATCGACGGCCACCCCAAGAGATTCACCGGCGCCTACATCACCGAGGATTTCCTCCGGATCCTGGGAGTATCCCCCAGCCTCGGCCGCGACCTGACAGCGGCCGACAACAAGCCGGGGGCGGAGAAGGTCGTCATCATCGGCTACGGCCTCTGGCAGCGCGAGTTCGGTGGCACCAGGGACATCATCGGCAAGCCGGTCCGAATCAATGGAACGCCGGCCACCGTGGTCGGCGTCATGCCGCAGGGCTTCGCCTTCCCGGTCAACGAAGAGCTGTGGGTGCCGCTGTACAGCGAGTTCCCGCCGCGTCAGCGCAACGATCCGCGCGCCAACGGCCCGGCGGTGCTGGCGCTGCTCAAGAACGGGACCACTGTGGAGCAGGCGAACGCGGAGGTTACCACCTTCGCCAAGCGCTTCGCCGAGGCCTACGCCGACACCAACAAGCGGTTCAACGCCGGACTGGTCGAGCCGTTGCTCAAGACCTACACGCCGCTGCCGCTGCGCGGCACGTTGCTGACCATGCTGGCCTTCTGCGTCGGCGTGCTCCTGATCGGCTGCGTCAACGTGATGAACATGCAGTTCGCCCGCGCCTCCCTGCGGGGGCGCGAGCTGGCGATCCGCTCCTCGCTCGGCGCTTCGCGCATCCGGCTCATCTTGCAGATGCTCACCGAGTCGCTGGTGCTGACCTTCGCCGGCGCGGCGGCGGGCGTCGGATTGGCCTATTACTGCACCCATCTGCTGACGGCCTCGGTGCGCGGCCTGGAGAATCCGCCCCCGTCCTGGATCACCTTCGACATCGACGGCGTCGTCCTGCTGGCCGTTGTCGTCGCCATGCTCGGGTCCGCCGTGATCTCGGGCCTGCCGCCCGCCTGGATGGCCTCGCGCGGCAGCGTCGCGGGCCTGCTCAAGGAAGGAGGCCGCGGCAGCACCGGGCGCGGCACCAAAATCATCATGCGCTCCCTGGTGGTGCTGCAGGTGATCGTCACCTGCATCCTCCTGATCGGCGCGCTGCTGCAGATGCAGTCGATCGTCAAGCAGCAGACCATCGATTACGGCTACGACACCGAGAGCATCATGACGGCGCGCATGGGGCTGATGGACGGCGACTACCCGACGCAGGAGGCGCGCAAGATATTCTTCGATCGCCTGGTGCAGGACCTGAGCTCCAGCTCCGAGTTCGCCAGCGTCGCGCTGACCAACAAGTTCCGCATGGTCTTCTCCGGCAACGGGCCGATCGAGATCGAGGGGAAGGAATACAAGGACCCCAAGGATCGGCCGAACGCCAATTTCGAGCAGGTCAGCCCGGCCTATTTCGACGCATTGGGGATGAAGCTGCTCGACGGGCGCCGCTTCCAGGAAGACGACCTCGACAGCAAGCAGCCGGTGGCGATTGTCAACGCCGCCTTCGCGCAGAAGCACTATGGCAACGACACCCCGCTGGGGCGGCGGTTCCGGGGCGTGGACGGCCAGGGCCAGGCCGGACCGTGGCGCACGATTATCGGAGTGGTGAACAACGTGCGGATGATGCCGCCGTTCAACATCCCCAATGTCGACGCGTCGGGCTTCTACGTGCCGTTCTTCGCACAGCCCACCGGCCCGGTCCAGGCGGAGCCCAACGTCAGCCAGTTCGCCACCGTCATCGTCAGGCCGCGCGGCGGCATGCGCGCCGACGCTCTAGCCAACTCGCTTCGCCGTGAAGTGTCCAAGGTGGACTCGAACCTGCCTCTCTACTTCGTGGACGTCCCCAAGAAGCAGATGGACGGCTTCGTGAGCCAGAACCGGATCGTCGCCATCATGTTCAACATCTTCGGGCTGGTGGCGATGGTGATCGCCGGCGTGGGAATCTACGGCGTGATGGCCTTCTCGGTCAGCCAGCGCACCCAGGAGCTCGGC
Proteins encoded in this region:
- a CDS encoding ABC transporter permease, encoding MGHFVQDLKVGLRVLLREKGFCALAVTVLALGICGVTTTFSVVNGVMLRGFSFPNASRLVSVQLIDPTSKNFFGFNGQISAMDYEEMRPEQKSFEMMAGYLNGSTVNATIDGHPKRFTGAYITEDFLRILGVSPSLGRDLTAADNKPGAEKVVIIGYGLWQREFGGTRDIIGKPVRINGTPATVVGVMPQGFAFPVNEELWVPLYSEFPPRQRNDPRANGPAVLALLKNGTTVEQANAEVTTFAKRFAEAYADTNKRFNAGLVEPLLKTYTPLPLRGTLLTMLAFCVGVLLIGCVNVMNMQFARASLRGRELAIRSSLGASRIRLILQMLTESLVLTFAGAAAGVGLAYYCTHLLTASVRGLENPPPSWITFDIDGVVLLAVVVAMLGSAVISGLPPAWMASRGSVAGLLKEGGRGSTGRGTKIIMRSLVVLQVIVTCILLIGALLQMQSIVKQQTIDYGYDTESIMTARMGLMDGDYPTQEARKIFFDRLVQDLSSSSEFASVALTNKFRMVFSGNGPIEIEGKEYKDPKDRPNANFEQVSPAYFDALGMKLLDGRRFQEDDLDSKQPVAIVNAAFAQKHYGNDTPLGRRFRGVDGQGQAGPWRTIIGVVNNVRMMPPFNIPNVDASGFYVPFFAQPTGPVQAEPNVSQFATVIVRPRGGMRADALANSLRREVSKVDSNLPLYFVDVPKKQMDGFVSQNRIVAIMFNIFGLVAMVIAGVGIYGVMAFSVSQRTQELGVRMALGADSRRILRMVLQQGTILTGTGLVLGLLLTLGLAGLVGSGVQNVLFGVSPFDPLTYAAVFVLVAVVSFAASFFPARRATRVDPMIALRAE